GCTTCCAAAACGGTTTGGTATTCTGTGCCGCTGTTTGCTATTCTGCTCATTCGCTTATTGAGCGGGCGCTTGTTCCGGTGGGGTACCCTGATTATTTTGTTGCTGTTTCTGTCCGTGCCAGGCTTGCAATTTTTACTCATGATGAAGCAATCCTCGTATGGGTGGTTCCGTTATTTTATGTATGTGTTCCCCATTACCGTAGCCTGGTTGCCGTATGAGCTCAGCCAGCTTCAGGGACGATGGCGGAGAGCGGCCTTTGGTCTGGTATCTGTCAGTCTGCTGCTTACCGCCGGGTTGCTCTCTTATGCGTTGACTCGTCCGGATATTGCACCGGATGAGAACAGCTTTCTCACCCGAACGGGTAATGTGAACTATGTAAGACAGGTATCAGATCGAAAGATCGCCGTCTGGCTGGATGAGCAACTGCCGAAGTCTACGATTATGACCGATTCGGCCTCAGCCTACACGATGATCGTGTATAGTCAGTATCCCAAACGCTTCCTGATCACAAGTGATTACTCGTTCAATAAAGCATTAAGCTATCCGCAGGATAGCCATGTGGATTATATCCTTGTACCTAAAATCATGCCAGGCATGCCGCTGAGTAAAATCAACATGGTATATCCGAATTTGTATGAAAAGGGTGCGCCGTGGGTTCAGCTTGAGCGTGAGTTTAACGGCGAGTGGCGCCTGTACAAAGTGCTGCCCAAGCCACAGACGCAGGTATCTTTATCGACAGAGACAACGACAGCTCCTTGATTGTGCAACAAATCCCCGCAGCTTCTTCTTCACTGTAGTATGGTGAGGAAGGCTGTGGGGATTTTTTTAACCTCAGTATACCGTAGCCTTCCACATATACATATCCTAGCAATTAGCTGGGTATTAAGTCCTAAGTCTTGTTTATCCTACATTAGTTGGGGTGTGGTTAAATGGGACGATTTTTGTAATTTGGTGGTTATTTGGGTTTGATTTCTGGTAAAGTGTTTAAAAAAGAGTGATGAAGCCAATCAAAGGAGGAATTTATAATATGGGGAAAAAGTTTAGAAACACAGTCACAGGTGTATTGAGTACGGGCCTTATTCTAAGCGCATTCAGCGTAGCGGCGGCAGCTCCTCAAACAACAAGCGGCCATTGGGCAGGAGATCAGGTACAACGCTGGTCGGCTACAGGGCATTTGGATAGTGCAACGAAACCGGATGCAGCGATCACGCGTGCAGAATTTATTGTTCTTCTGAACCGCAGCTTGGGTACGTTTACAGTGGACACTCCGGCTGTGACGGACGTAACATATGCAGACAGTGTGAAGGTAAACGGCAATGGAAGCAGAACGTTCACAGATGTACCAGCGTCGCACTGGGCATACAATGAGCTGACAAGTGCCGTGAATACAGGTTACATAAGCGGCTATGCAGATAACAAGCTCAAACCGAATGGAAAAGTGACACGTCAGGAAGCCGCGGCTATCGTGAGCAAAGCGATTGGGCTGACTGCGGGTAACGCAGCAGATGTCACTAAATTCATCGACTCCGGCAAGATTGGATCTTGGGCGAAGAAAAGTGTAGCAGCAGCTGCGGAGCAAAAAATCATTAACGGCTATCCTGATGGCAAATTCCAGCCACTGAAGCCGCTGACTCGTGCCGAAGCGATTGCCATTCTGGATGCGGCATCCGGCTACAACCTGAGCTCTGTTGATAATCTGACAACGACTCCTGGCGGAACCGTAACAGATTCCACATACGGCACTGTTACGGATTCCACTTATGGCAACACGTCTACTACTTCCGGCAGCGAAGCTGAAGATAGCAGCACAAGTACAAGCACGAGCACGGAAAGCACAACCACAGATACAGATGCTACGACGAGCAGCAGCACGACTGTGGACAACTCTACAACAACCGATACTAGTGCAGATACAGACGCAACTACAGACACAACCACTGACGCAGCTGCAAGCACAGATACACTGAAAGTCAATGATGTGTATGACGGGGAAGGTACAATCACAGGGACAGCCAAAGCAGGTTCCACAGTGACTGCCTATTCCAACGATCTGCCCATCGGTAGTGCGGTAGCCAAGGATGATGGTAAGTTTAGTATCAGTGTGACTACTCAAAAAGCAACGGTTACGCTGGTAATCAAAGCTAAAGATGCAGACGGCAACGAAAGTACGCCTGTAGAAGTTTCTGTTTTGGGTAAACGCAGCGAGTAATCAATCTATAATTAAAATCCCCCTTTAACTCTGTCTGAACCGATTCAGGCAGCCGTTGGAGGGGGATTTTTCGTTTATTACCTTATGCCGTCCTCGATGATACGCTTTTGCGGTTCACGTGTTTGTGGCTCAGACGATGTACTTTCGTCAGGAACAGCAACAATACGCTGTTGCGCATGGTATGTATCGCGGCTGATCCGGGTGCGTTCCACAGTCTTGCCGTCCACCTTTTTGATTCGGTATGTTTCCACTACATATCCTTCCCTGCCCTGCCGAAGTACTTGATAGAAGCCGGGGGAAAATGAGCCATTACGGATTTTCTTTTCCGGTATAGGGAGGACACGAACCGTGCGGGATTCCAGCTCATAGGACACATTTGACGGGAAGGTGCCAAAAAATTTTACGGTAAGCATGCGGTTTTGAACGGCGGCACGCAGGAGCAAATGCTTGCCCGTATTGTTCTTAAAGCGAAAATTAATAGATCCTGTAGCAAAAGTGGCATCCTGCCCCTTGGGCAGGTAGCTGACCGGCAAGGAGTGGTTGCGACGCTCAATAATGTCCAAACCGACTCGCAGCGCCGCATTGTAGACGGTGCTGGATACCTGACAAATCCCGCCGCCAATGCCGGATTCCAGTTGTCCGTTCACGATCACCGGGGCTTCACGAAAGCCTTGAGTGCGCTCAGCCTTGGCTATAATTTGACCATAGTCAAATATATCGCCTGGCTTGAGGATCAATCCGTCAACAGTGCTGGCGGCTGAGTTGACGTTATACACACGTCCTTCCGAGCTGCTGCCCAGGCTGGTGGAAAACTGGACGATTTTACGCTCGATACCTTCGCCCCGCAGGCTATCCACCGTAATATCCGGTTCCAGCTGCCGGAACGGTAGCTCCACTCGTACCGGCTCCCCGGAGGCGGTTAAATCCTTGGGCAGCGCCTTATCCAGTGCTACGTTTAATTTGGGCCAATCCAGGCGGCGGACGGATCGCCCCGGAATATAGTGAACCTGATCGTATGGGGTGATCTGACGTACGGCATTCACAGGCATGCCGTAGCGCTGTTCCTCCCAATCGGTCCCCAATTGGGCTTTTAAGGCGTTCTCCTGTCGGGAAGGCGTGACAGACCATTCCTTTTCAAAGGTAAAGCGTGTCTGCACACGAGTCCACAGATGCTCCGAGCCGAGCGCCTTCACGCCATTGCGGAATGCCGATGCATTATAAGTAATCCCTGCGTCTCCAAGGGTAAGTTTTATATCCTGCGCACTGCTGTCATTATCCGTCAAGATCAGAGGGCGCTGCTTCAAGGCATCCAGTTTCTCGTCCAGCAGGCGAAGAGCGGCTGTTTTATCCATAGCTCCCATGCTGATTCCTCCGACCCTTACTCCCTTCGGCAGTGTTTGTCTGTCGGCGTACAGGTGAAGCCCTCCCCATAGCATCGCCAGCGCCAAAATTCCACACCATATCCAAATGACAGATAAATGAATTTTTTTCATAATGCAGATGTCTCCTGTCTCGTAAGCTTAGTAACGCATTCGTGTGCCATCATATTCATATATATGTGCCAAATGCGGAAAACTTTCGGTACTATTTAGGTAACAAATTTGTTACAATGATAGACGGTATGATGAAATACAGAAGTTTATAAAGGAAATGCATGGAATATGTCGAATGGTTATTAGGTTATACGTAACATGATTAAGCAGCGGGAAGTGATCGAGTGATTGAAATGCAGGATGTGTGGAAGACCTATACTAACGGGACCCACGCACTTCAGGGAGTGTCGGTCAAAATTGACCGTAATGAATTCGTATACGTAGTCGGCCCGTCCGGGGCGGGTAAATCGACTTTTATGAAGCTTATTTATAGAGAAGAAGTACCGACCAAGGGGCAAATTTCAGTTAATGGATTTAATATCGGGAAGCTCAAGCAGCGTAAAATCCCTTATGTCCGTCGCAACATCGGAGTCATTTTTCAGGATTTCCGCCTTTTGCCGCGTTTGACGGCCTATGAGAATGTAGCGTTTGCCATGGAAGTGATCGAGGCTCCCAAAAAGCTGATCCGCAAACGAGTACCGGAAGTGCTCGAATTGGTTGGCTTGAAAGAGAAAATGAATCGTGAGCCTGCCCAGCTTTCCGGTGGGGAGCAACAGCGTGTAGCGATTGCCCGTGCCATCGTGAACAATCCATCGGTGATCATTGCCGATGAGCCGACGGGTAATCTGGACCCCGAAACATCGTGGGAGATCATGCAGCTGCTGGACGAAATTAATTTCCGGGGGACGACGATTGTGATGGCAACACACAATAAGGACATCGTGAACTCCATGCGTAAACGCGTTATTGCCATCGAAAATGGCAACATCGTAAGAGATCAGGTCAGAGGAGAGTACGGATATGACTTTTAATACCTTCTTGCGTCATATGCGGGAAGGTTTCAAAAACATATTCCGCAATGGCTGGATGTCCATCGCATCCATCACCTCAATTATTGTGTCACTGCTTATTCTGGGCGTGTTCATCATGCTGGTGCTCAACGTCAACTCCTTGGCTGATCAAGCAGATAGCCAGGTGGAGATCAACGTATTTCTGGAGCTGAATGTGGATCAGAACATGCGTGAAACGCTGCAAAAGGAAATCGCGGCCATGCCGGAAATCAGCAAAACCAGCTTTGTGACTAAAGCTCAAGGATTGGAAGAGCTGCGCAAAGATCTGGGCGACAGCGGCAAAGAGCTGCTGGAGGGTTTTGACAAGGACAGCAATCCGTTGCCGGACAAAATTGTGGTAGAGGTTATTGAACCGACGACGGTTCCATTTGTGGCCGAGAAGATTGAGAAGCTGAATACGTTGCATCCAGAGAAGCCGATTTTAAAGGTTCGTTATGGAAAAGGCACCGTAGAGACGCTCTTTACGATAACCAAGCTGATTCGCAATGTTGGCTTTATATTCGTAGCCGGGTTGGCGATTATGTCCATGTTCCTGATCTCGAATACAATTCGTGTGACGATATTGGCACGACGCAGAGAGATTAGCATTATGAAGCTGGTCGGTGCGACCAACTTTTTTATACGATGGCCGTTTTTTATTGAAGGCGCGCTTATTGGTCTCATTGGTTCCTTGATTACCGTAGGTATTTTATTTACAGGCTATCAGCGTCTGCTCACGGCCGTTCAGGGAGATATCGCATTGAATATGCTGAAGCTTATGCCGCTTGAGGGCATTTGGATTCAGTTGAGTGCTTTGCTGGTTATTTTGGGGATGCTGGTCGGCATTATTGGCAGTACCCTGTCCATGCGCAAGTTCTTGAAAGTATAAAGAATCATTTGGTGCGTCGTAATTGATATCAATTAGAACGGGGAAGCCCGCTGTTATGTTGCGATAAAGATTTTGCGATAAAGGATGGGGATTGCAAGTTGAAGAAAACAGGATCTGTGTTGGCCGCTACCCTGGTAGCCGCATTGCTGATTCAGCCTTCTGACGGATATGCCAAAAGCATGAGTGAAATCAATTCGCAGCTGAACCAATTGGAAAAGCAGGCCAAATCTGCCAAGCAACAGCAGGAAAAGGCTGCTCAAGATAAACAGTATGCCCAGCATTATAAAAATAAAACCGTGCAAAACCTGAAAGTTGTACTTGATCAGATTAATAGTGTCAGTGACCAGTTGAGTCGTGTAGCGGTTCAGATTGATCAAACGGAAGATAATCTGCGTGCGACTAAAAAAGATTTAGCCGAAGCGATTGATCGTATCCAGTCACGGGAAAAAATGCTGGAAACTCGCGTGCGTCTGATGTATACGGATGGAACTGTCTCATATATGGACGTGCTTATGTCTTCGACCAGCTTTAGCGACTTTCTCAGCCGGGTAGATTCCTTGAAAACGATCGTGGAGCAGGATCAAATCCTGTTGGACGAGCATAAAAAGGACAAGGCCCTGGTCGTAAGCAAGAAGAAGCAGCTCGACACGGAATATAAAAATGCCAAGAAGCTGTATGCGATCAAGCAGGACGCCAAAGCAGAACTGAATTCCAAGGAGCAGGAAAAGCAAAGATTGATCGCCGGCTATGATCATGATATTGCTGAGTCAGATGAAATCAGTGAAGAACAAAATGATATGCTGGTAGCCCTCGCTAACAAACGTGTGGGTCTGTTGCAGGAGAAAAACAAGCTCAGAGCGGAGCAGGCTGCTAAAGCAGCACGCGCCAGAGCGGCTGCACGTGCTGCTGAAGCTAAGCGATATGCTTCATCCTCAGGTTCCGGCTCGAATTCCAGCCATGCGGCAGCAAGTACGTATACAGGCGGATCGGGCACGTTGGCTTTGCCTGTATCCCATTACCGACTCTCATCTACTTTTGGCATGCGGGTACATCCGATAACCGGCAAGCTGAAAGGCCACACAGGTATTGATATGGCGGCCCCGCAGGGAACCGATATTCATGCAGCAGAAGACGGTGTTGTCATTGTAGCCGAATGGTGGAGCGGCTATGGAAACACGGTTGTGATTGACCACGGAGACGGGCTATGGACCCTATACGGACATATTCGCAATGGCGGTACGGTGGTTCATACGGGACAGACAGTGAAACGCGGTCAAAAAATTGCGGAAGTTGGTTCGACGGGTAATTCTACAGGACCTCACTGTCATTTTGAGGTGCGCGAGAATAACAAACCTGTAAATCCGATGAACTATTTATAGCTGAAAAAGGCAAGCCCTATTTGTAGCCGATACGGTTGTAGATAGGGCTTTGCTTTCATAGCTTGATACCCGATGAAGAACATGTGCATTGAGACACAGAGTAGGATACAATTATCATATTCCGTACAAGCTAGACGTATACTGCGTGAATGGATATGCGTTTGAGGAATAGGCTACAAGATAAAGAGAAGGCGGTGGACGATTAGATGTTGAAAAAAAGTACAGCAGTACTCTTGATGGTGATTGGCCTGCTTGGCGGCAGTCTGCTCACTTTTGCTTATACTGGAACGGCCACAGTGGGGAATAGCGCCCTGGGCGAGGGACTGCTGGCAAGTGTGACAGGGAGCAGTTCCGCCTCCAGAAGCGATATCCGCAAAATTGAGACAGCGATGGACCTGATTCAGGGACAATATTATCAGGATGTGGATCGTACCAAGCTGGTGGATGGCGCTATCAATGGTATGATGGAGTCGCTAGGCGACCCGTATTCCTCTTATATGGGCAAAGAAACTGCACAACAGTTTGAGCAGTCTATTGAAGGTTCTTTTACCGGGATCGGAGCCGAGGTAGCGGCGGAAAACGGAAAGGTAGTCGTAGTAACACCAATTAAAGGTTCTCCGGCGGAAAAGGCGGGGCTTCGCTCTAAAGATATTATTTTGTCTGTTAACGGTGAAACACTGGATGGATTGGATCTCAATAAGGCCGTTTCCAAAATTCGGGGACCCAAGGGCAGTCAGGCCAAGGTCAAAATTCAGCGCAATGGCTCTCCTGATCCACTCGAATACACGATTACCCGTGACAACATTGATATGGA
This DNA window, taken from Paenibacillus kribbensis, encodes the following:
- a CDS encoding S-layer homology domain-containing protein, with translation MGKKFRNTVTGVLSTGLILSAFSVAAAAPQTTSGHWAGDQVQRWSATGHLDSATKPDAAITRAEFIVLLNRSLGTFTVDTPAVTDVTYADSVKVNGNGSRTFTDVPASHWAYNELTSAVNTGYISGYADNKLKPNGKVTRQEAAAIVSKAIGLTAGNAADVTKFIDSGKIGSWAKKSVAAAAEQKIINGYPDGKFQPLKPLTRAEAIAILDAASGYNLSSVDNLTTTPGGTVTDSTYGTVTDSTYGNTSTTSGSEAEDSSTSTSTSTESTTTDTDATTSSSTTVDNSTTTDTSADTDATTDTTTDAAASTDTLKVNDVYDGEGTITGTAKAGSTVTAYSNDLPIGSAVAKDDGKFSISVTTQKATVTLVIKAKDADGNESTPVEVSVLGKRSE
- a CDS encoding VanW family protein yields the protein MKKIHLSVIWIWCGILALAMLWGGLHLYADRQTLPKGVRVGGISMGAMDKTAALRLLDEKLDALKQRPLILTDNDSSAQDIKLTLGDAGITYNASAFRNGVKALGSEHLWTRVQTRFTFEKEWSVTPSRQENALKAQLGTDWEEQRYGMPVNAVRQITPYDQVHYIPGRSVRRLDWPKLNVALDKALPKDLTASGEPVRVELPFRQLEPDITVDSLRGEGIERKIVQFSTSLGSSSEGRVYNVNSAASTVDGLILKPGDIFDYGQIIAKAERTQGFREAPVIVNGQLESGIGGGICQVSSTVYNAALRVGLDIIERRNHSLPVSYLPKGQDATFATGSINFRFKNNTGKHLLLRAAVQNRMLTVKFFGTFPSNVSYELESRTVRVLPIPEKKIRNGSFSPGFYQVLRQGREGYVVETYRIKKVDGKTVERTRISRDTYHAQQRIVAVPDESTSSEPQTREPQKRIIEDGIR
- the ftsE gene encoding cell division ATP-binding protein FtsE, whose product is MIEMQDVWKTYTNGTHALQGVSVKIDRNEFVYVVGPSGAGKSTFMKLIYREEVPTKGQISVNGFNIGKLKQRKIPYVRRNIGVIFQDFRLLPRLTAYENVAFAMEVIEAPKKLIRKRVPEVLELVGLKEKMNREPAQLSGGEQQRVAIARAIVNNPSVIIADEPTGNLDPETSWEIMQLLDEINFRGTTIVMATHNKDIVNSMRKRVIAIENGNIVRDQVRGEYGYDF
- the ftsX gene encoding permease-like cell division protein FtsX, which codes for MTFNTFLRHMREGFKNIFRNGWMSIASITSIIVSLLILGVFIMLVLNVNSLADQADSQVEINVFLELNVDQNMRETLQKEIAAMPEISKTSFVTKAQGLEELRKDLGDSGKELLEGFDKDSNPLPDKIVVEVIEPTTVPFVAEKIEKLNTLHPEKPILKVRYGKGTVETLFTITKLIRNVGFIFVAGLAIMSMFLISNTIRVTILARRREISIMKLVGATNFFIRWPFFIEGALIGLIGSLITVGILFTGYQRLLTAVQGDIALNMLKLMPLEGIWIQLSALLVILGMLVGIIGSTLSMRKFLKV
- a CDS encoding murein hydrolase activator EnvC family protein, translated to MKKTGSVLAATLVAALLIQPSDGYAKSMSEINSQLNQLEKQAKSAKQQQEKAAQDKQYAQHYKNKTVQNLKVVLDQINSVSDQLSRVAVQIDQTEDNLRATKKDLAEAIDRIQSREKMLETRVRLMYTDGTVSYMDVLMSSTSFSDFLSRVDSLKTIVEQDQILLDEHKKDKALVVSKKKQLDTEYKNAKKLYAIKQDAKAELNSKEQEKQRLIAGYDHDIAESDEISEEQNDMLVALANKRVGLLQEKNKLRAEQAAKAARARAAARAAEAKRYASSSGSGSNSSHAAASTYTGGSGTLALPVSHYRLSSTFGMRVHPITGKLKGHTGIDMAAPQGTDIHAAEDGVVIVAEWWSGYGNTVVIDHGDGLWTLYGHIRNGGTVVHTGQTVKRGQKIAEVGSTGNSTGPHCHFEVRENNKPVNPMNYL